Proteins encoded by one window of Armatimonadota bacterium:
- the ilvC gene encoding ketol-acid reductoisomerase — protein MARLYYEQDANPERIRAQRVAILGYGSQGHAHAQNLRDQGVDVVVGVRPGGSSWRAAQADGFPVMTVAEATQRADILAVLIPDMAQAAVYRAEIEPYLRPGQALVFAHGFTVHYGQITPPRTVDVFLVAPKAPGHRMREVFREGGGVPGLLAVHQDATGHAKERALAYAWGIGCLRAGVLETTFREETETDLFGEQAVLCGGVSALVLAGFETLVEAGYQPEVAYFECLHELKLIVDLMYEGGLRWMRHSVSDTAEYGDYTRGPRIIDGHVRQRMREILREIQSGEFAREWIREAESGFPGFYGLRREAANHPIEEVGQRLRGMMPWLKAKRQPTQVGGAE, from the coding sequence ATGGCGCGGCTGTACTATGAACAGGACGCGAACCCGGAAAGGATCCGCGCCCAGCGCGTGGCCATCTTGGGGTACGGAAGCCAGGGACACGCCCATGCCCAAAACCTCCGCGACCAAGGCGTGGACGTGGTGGTCGGAGTACGGCCTGGTGGGAGCTCCTGGCGAGCGGCCCAGGCGGACGGGTTCCCCGTGATGACGGTGGCGGAAGCGACCCAGAGGGCGGACATCCTTGCGGTGCTCATCCCGGATATGGCACAGGCTGCGGTGTACCGGGCGGAGATCGAGCCATATCTGCGGCCAGGGCAGGCTCTTGTGTTCGCCCACGGGTTCACCGTCCACTACGGTCAGATTACTCCCCCAAGGACCGTGGACGTCTTCCTGGTAGCGCCCAAGGCTCCGGGCCACCGCATGCGGGAGGTGTTCCGGGAAGGTGGAGGAGTGCCGGGGCTTTTGGCGGTGCACCAGGACGCCACAGGGCACGCCAAGGAGCGGGCGCTGGCGTACGCATGGGGAATCGGGTGTCTGCGGGCCGGCGTTTTGGAAACCACCTTCCGGGAGGAGACGGAGACGGATCTCTTCGGCGAGCAGGCGGTCCTGTGCGGCGGCGTTTCCGCCCTGGTCCTGGCGGGCTTTGAGACCCTGGTGGAGGCTGGGTACCAGCCGGAGGTGGCGTACTTCGAGTGCCTGCACGAACTGAAGCTCATCGTGGACCTTATGTACGAGGGGGGGCTCCGGTGGATGCGGCACTCCGTGTCGGACACCGCGGAGTACGGAGACTACACCCGGGGACCCCGGATCATCGATGGCCACGTACGGCAACGCATGCGGGAGATCCTTCGGGAGATCCAGTCCGGGGAGTTCGCCCGGGAGTGGATCCGGGAGGCGGAGAGCGGTTTTCCGGGCTTCTACGGGCTGCGACGGGAAGCCGCGAACCATCCCATCGAGGAGGTGGGGCAGCGGCTGCGGGGGATGATGCCCTGGCTCAAGGCCAAAAGGCAGCCCACGCAGGTGGGAGGGGCGGAATGA